In Cyclopterus lumpus isolate fCycLum1 chromosome 13, fCycLum1.pri, whole genome shotgun sequence, the genomic window ATTAGACCCTTCAGACCAGGCCAAGATCTTTCAACCTTCCTTCCCCTCTGCTTTCCCAACCTCTCAGTCTCTACAACATCTACCGCAGCAACAGCCAGCAGTGTCTCTTTCTCAGCCCAGAAATCCTCTCAACATGGCCGACCTGGACCTTTTCTCTTCTACAGCTCCCTCTGTTCCTGCCCCCACTGAGACAAAACCCAGCACATTCCCCTCAGTGTCTGTGCCCGCCTCTCTAGTGCTCTTACCAGGTGGAGCCAAACCTCCAGGGGGAGGTGTAGATGATTTTGGGGATTTTACCCTCTTTGGCTCATCCTCTGAGGCTTCAACAGCGGGAGGAGCTGTGGCAGCGCCTCAGGACGACTTTGCAGATTTCATGGCGTTTGGCAGTTCTGGTGGGGAGCCGAAAGGTGAGGGCAGCAGCGTGGGTGTCCAAGGGGAGACCTCCACTCAGCAGCGACCTCAGCAGAGCTCAGACAAGTATGATGTATTCAAACAGCTGTCTCTGGAAGGAGGCCTGGCCTTCGATGATACTAAGGAGAGTGGCGGTGGCTCCTTCTCTTCTCTAAAGAGTGACACAGATGACTTTGCAGACTTTCAGTCCTCAAAGTTCTGCACAGCGCTCGGGGCTGCGGAAAAGACTCTGGTGGACAAGGTGGCCGCTTTCAAACAGGCCAAAGAGGACTCCGCCTCTGTCAAGTCCCTCGACCTCCCGTCTATTGGGGGGAGCAGCGTAGGAAAGGACGACTCTGAAGACGCACTCTCAGTGCAGCTGGACATGAAGCTCTCGGACATGGGCGGAGACCTGAAACATGTGATGTCGGACAGCTCTCTGGATTTGCCCGGTCTCTCGGCCCACCAGCCCCCCGCTACAGGTGAGGAACTAGTGAGATTGCTCTGGTGAGGCCCCATCCAGTTACACACAGTATTAATTCCAAGGCCAGTAGTGGCCTCTTCTCCTCAGTGCCCACTTGTGACCACCAaacagaggtcaaagggcaagTAATGATGTCCTAATTGAATTTAATATGCTCAAATATGACAGACATAACACTACATGAATAACATATCAGATTAGCTGCATCGTATCTTTCATTCTACATTTCATCATTCATttaatcttatttatttatgtatgttaaTCCTTAGATTTGAATcccctttctttttatttccatattcctttctcctccctccatgcATATATTAGTATTGTAATGACAGAAAGATCCTGTCCcaaatgtcttatttatttacaaatggtGGATGCCTAATTTGTATGTGTTAGCAGTCGGAGTTCAGAGACGTCCCCAGCTTGCATCTGTGTGACTCGGATAAGCTCCCTATTTGTTGTGTCCACGCTGCAGCAGCAAACGTGCTTCCCGGTGTACGTTTTGTTTCCGCAGGCCGAACTTTACAAGTGTGTTGTTGACGTTTCGTGCAATGTGGTGAACTGAATACAGTCGAGTACAGGAGATTGTTACGGTGACAATCGTCTTGTTTAGTGTCATCACAGCTTTCACACAATTGGCTGCAGTTCACCAAAGGCGTTATCTCTAAGCCATCAATCTACTTTTTTTTACGGTTTGGTTTGTGCCTAAAATAATCTGTCTTTGCTGAAAATAGATTCATTTTGATTTCATACAATGTTTCCTTAAATGTGCAAGATCGGAGATTtggagcattttgattgccttCCAATGGCTCTCAACATATAAACAGCGAGCCCACGTTGCTCATAGCTTATAGAACTAATTACTAACAGCGCAAACTACGGCAAAAGTGCTGAgtgagctaacagtgtttacctgagggggaaccggagggtagGTCACGGTGCAGTTGGTCGGGACGCTGTTGTTCGGGACGCTGTTGTTCGGGACGCTGTTGTTCGGGACGCTGTTGTTCGGGACGCTGTTGGTCGGGATGGACGGCGTAAACGGCGTATGATAGCAGTGCCGATTAGTAGCCATTAGTGGGACACACTCGCATGCACTAACATGTATTAAAAGCACATACAGCTGTCCTGGTATgtcaacaaaacacagaagcttgggaaacaacacacacagagggagagcgacttcatgCTCTGCTCAGGTAGATATTACTGCACTATATCTTTACACAGCAAATCGTTGTTTGAAGCTATATTAATGTTTAGAATATTAAATactgctccttttttaaataaacagaaaacaagctatttttataaataacaattttttttgtcCAGAGTTATTTGAGTGAGTGCATGTTTTTTGCAGCTTTATGTACATCAGCTATTGTATTACCATGCAGTATTATTTGGATCAAATGGCCCTCTAATTATGAGATGTTTCCATAATAGCGCGTTGgctttttctccccctccttcaCATCCATGAAAGTGGAGTCACGGTTTACATAAGTACTGCAGTGCCCGTTCATAGTGCGTACCTTTTGTAAGTGCTGCGTGCAGCATCTTCGATAAATCGCTCTTTCAACTTCACACTCGACACTGCGCTCCCTTGGTTCTTCAGCAATACACCCAACAGGGGGAAGTTGATTGGATGGAGGGTTCTTTAGAATCTCATACCGACAGAGTTGACTCAGTCTGCAGACCCCTGAAGCCACGCTCTCTCTGCTGCACAGAGCGCTGttgcttgtttattcaaagttgATTAACATACGGTAAATTCAATCCAGACTGCACCAACTTTGACATTGCACGTTCTTTGGTGTTCTTCATAGTACACCAAACAAGTGTGAAGAAGATTGAAAAGTTCCAGGGTTATGCGTaggacgcacacacatgcgtacATACGTACctatagtttgattaaaaggaAATCGACCCGGTTTTGGTTGTAATCCGGTAATGTTCATATCAGTGTCCCTCTCTTGCCCTCTCCAGTGCTCATCATTTATTCATCGAGCATATCGCCTTCCATGCCATGGCTCATGTTTCACagaaacattacattgttaatgtAACCATTGTCGAGTAAAAGCCTTGCAACTCAAAACATTTGTGTTATTAACCTTTTTATAGAACCCTTTTCGGGGGGTTGAGAGAGAGTCGACAAAGTATTCACCTGATAATAttgacacttttattttactgacgcattctacttttttttcagttgatCATCACTTAAATCATCCCTTTTGTATCTCATATCATTTCACCCAAGGAATTGACGATTCCTCTTCCCAATCAGAAATATAAACATCCCAATTGCCTTATTTGAGTTTCTGTACAGTGGTCAAACTAAAACTGGCCCCTCTATAGTGACCGAGTTAGATGATGTTTTCAAACAAAGGGGCCAAGGAGCTGCAGTGAGGCTACTCCGGAATAACAATGCCCAGTTTGAATCAGCACATTCCTATTAAGCTTTCACACGACTGTAACAGCTGCTCCATCGTTCCCAAGCTTTCATCCTTATTTAtccatattatttatatgttctGTTTTCGGAGAGCTTTGGGACTAATCTGTTTAAAGTGTAGCAGGCGGAGCAGTTTGAGCACCTCACTATGATTTGTACTGGGTTTCTGGACATGTACGGaatcttaaagagacagtattTCTCTTGTGAGGTTCCTTTATAGGAatcaaattgtatttgtttatttattttttaccgtTATCTGTGATTAATTATTATGTGTGGCGCTCTGGTCTGGCTCTCTGAGAACATGATGCCGTTAGTATTACCCTTCCTGCCTTGCTTTTTGCTGCAGTATGCCTACCTTTTCAATTTGTGAAATTGACAAGAACATAATACAATATCATTTTATGCATAACAGTATTgcaagttgtttttattaaaggaGACTGATGTATACAGATTTAATAGTGTATTTTTATTACAGGACTATGAGCTCTTATTATGAGAGACTCCTTGATCTTGGTGTGATTTGCAAACTATGTAAATCAAATGTAGCCTCCAGTATTTAGTAAGATAAACATAATTTAGGTCAATATTCCAAACTAAACATTGTTTTCTCAAGTAATGATGTGCTATTATTTAGAGGATCATAAGAGTTTGTGCACATTAGCCTGCTTTGACAAAATCACTGTAGCAAGATAAAAAGgatactgtctctttaaatctgTTTCTGCATCTGTGATTGGATGTAATTAAAACCCTTTCTGGGATGTCAGGTCTAAGAATGACcctctttgttttctgtaaCCCTTTGAGTGCTTGAACAAGATCACTTCACCTTTTCACATGGACATTAGGAGGTTAATGCAGACATTGTGATGACCTCCCCTTAATTTCTGGGAGTAAAATCTTATTtcatatttgtaaatgtatcaATGGCAGCCTCTTAAATTGTGGCTTTTAAGTCCTTACTGCTCCTAAAATGCAGTTTGTTCACAGCCTTTCCAAACAAACCAATTTGTCCCCTCAAGTCCTCAAAGGGTTAATGCTTCCTGCCTAGACCTTGTTTTTTGAATTATCTTTCCATCTTTGCTTTGCAAATGTTCTGTACTcgtttctttttcaaaacacCTGTTGCTAATCTATCCTAATAGTAGAACAGTTTGTCATCTCCCCAGAATTACTGAATTTAGTCTGTGAATGTGCCTTCTCATTCTGGTTCCTGCTTCTATATCCTCAGATTATCTTTGTTTTACcttctctgttttgttttctacctTTTTCTCCTGACTCTGCATGCCCTTGTATTCTAAATGACTGAAATCTAATATTTTACAAGTGTTAGTTTGACAAACCTCTTGTAATGATAGACCTCTTTCACAGTACTTtgtgacctctctctctttctctcaactCATGTTGTCGTAATAAATATTACTGTTGGTATTGCTGAAATGCGTACCGTCTTAttttctccttccctttcttgGCGAGCCACAAAGTGATCTGATGACACGAGGCTTACAGCACTAGGTCCTTGTCAATTTCACAAATTGCTTTCTGTATCTGAAGGGGTTCTGTCatgcaaaacaggaagtgttcaAGGTcaatatgtgcgtgtgtgtttatttgtttcagaaaaacagagagagacgtGAATCCTCAAGTGTTGTGACAAATATGTGCAAGGTGTGTCAGTTAGTATTGGTGATAAAGAAAGATCGCAACACGGTGTTAGAAACATAGCAGATGTAATGGCAGGAAAGGTCTTTTTTTGATGCTGTTCACGCCTTGTCACTACATTCGTCAGGTTGCATTTTGTGCAGCATAAAGAAATCAACTGATGAATGTTAGGAGAGCTCTTTGAGAATGAGATCAGCCAGTGGAGAGAGAATTGTCCGCTACAAATAGGGTAGTGTTAGTATTCATTGTGTTTTAGTAAAATGAAAGTAAACTAACGTAAACCTAATTCAGctcagacattaaaaaaaatgttgtccacCATTCGGGAGGTaatttattcaacagaacttaAAACAATTTGGATTTGtttgttaaaacaacaacaattagtCAGGCGTAAGTATTATTATGAAGAGGTCGGCATTGTAAACATGCTGAATTACGGTGTATGTGGTTGCCCGTGTATTGCAGAATTAGTGTTCACTTCTTTTTAAGGGCAATATATTTGTTTCCTTTCACAATGCATCTAATTGTTGACACTGACTATGCAGCACAGGTGATGCTACACAACATGCCAGAGGGTCAGTTTTCCCATATAACAAAACAACGTGTAGTGGTGGTGATAGTTTAGGTTTTATCTGCACGTTTGAGATTTGCCTCCATCCCAGaacaatggaggtgaatggcCATACATGTGTGGTGCTTGCAGGATTGAAAGAAATGACATTTCAAAGATTccatagaaataaaacaattgttATGGATAATTCACTGTTGGTTGAAAGTTGCTCAAATGAAAACAGTGAGGTGTGGGTTTCCAGGATACCCCGGGATGTTGGTTTTAAGAAAGAGATGGTTCTGTTGTGTTTAGTGTAGTTGTCAATATTGTGAGCAACactaaaaaaacaagtatttgGGTGAAGGCAGAAATGTCAATGATATATCACCTGGCTAAATTAAGCAAAAACTGTCTTGGGGCTCGACACCACTTGAGGTAAGGGAGGAAATATAACACTTGATCTCAGTCTCTCCTCCAGGCTCATTAATCTACCTCCGATCATGACAGCATCTATGCTATTCCTAGGAACCACCGGtatgtctgtgttgtctttacAGAAGGAGACGACATGAAATTTGACCCCTTCGGGACGTCGGACCTCAGCACCCTGTCCAGCTACGACTGGTCAGACCGTGAGGAATGTCTACCCGGTGAGGTCAGGAAGCCGCACGGCTTTGAGGTAGCTTCCCTTCCATCTCTAGTGTCAGCACAGAGGAAGGAGCTGACCTTTGGCAGCACAGAAAACATCACAAGCAGCTTCGCAGCAAAGATCACAACCTCCTTTCCCACCGAGGACAGCGTATCCACAGATGACAAGTTTGAAGCATTCGCTGATTTTGGCCCCGGCGACCAGGGTGGTGTCGATGACGAGGACGACTTTGGGGACTTTGCAAGCACCGTTTCAGAAAAGTCTGACTCGCCAGCCGCCACTGCTGAGGGCGCCTCGGAGGTAAACCAAAGTGAGGCCTCTGATGAGTTTGGAGCCTTCCAGGGGGACAAGCCTAAGTTTGGCAAGTCCGACTTCCTCAAAGCCAGCGCTCAGACCAATGTCAAGTCCAGTGAGGAGATGATCAAGGACGAACTGGCGACTTTTGACTTGTCTGTTCAAGGTGAGCCACGATCATCATGTTGAACCTACTGTGTGATAGAAATAGAAGTAACAGTGTCTTCATCATTCATTTACGTTATGGATCTTCACTGGGAACATTTGTTCGAGAATATTAGattaattaattgaaaacaGTCATCACTTGCAGCCTTAAATCAGAAAAGcatacatttatgaatataCATCACAATTTACTAGAACCCAAGATGATTCAGTTTACAATGATATTATACAGAGATAAGTAAATGTTGTCAATTAATTTTAGGTGGATCTACTATAGTTAACTAAATATGTGTAGTTCTATACAGTGATGTTAATATCAACATTTTGACCAaacattacatgtttttaattaagaCTGACTGTTGGCCAAATCTAAACCCTTGGCCCTAAAATGGCGCAACAACACTCTTCTCGGGCATCTTCTCCCACCCCACCGCCACATGTTCAGCCCCTCAGATCTGCAATACAGCTGTCAGACATTAGATGGCAGTGTTGAGATGACGGCTCTGCTCTGGAAGCAGTGACTGGTGAGGCGGATTAGCAGAGGCCAACAAATCCATGAGCACAAATTAACCTTATTCACTGAACGGCTGTTCATTTTTTAGCCGCTGTTTGCGGTTGTCATGTTCCAGGAATAATTTAGCAGCTTTTTCTGCACTGAGATAAAAGCCCATTTGCCCCATAGATGTATCTCCCTTTGCCTcatttaatgtgtgtgagaaagagaccttttctttcttctctgcaCCCAGTGGGACAGTAATCTGATCTTGGGGGAGCTTCTGGGTTGTGGGGAGGATGACGCATGTCTCTTTGGGTGGTGGAGAGGTTTGAGGGGAGATAGATTACCTGTGtctgaatgcacacacacacacacacgcacactaactGCCAGCCCCAATGGAATAGACGATGTTTGTTGTGGTACCCTGCCAGGATTTGCTTGTGAGTCCCTATAAATAATTCATACCTGCATATTTGTGCCTCTGTTTTGTATGTAATTATTGCCACAAATTAAGTATTTACTTATGCTGTCCTTGTCCAGGAGGATTTGGCAGCAACAGAATGGAAGTATAATGATTGCAAACTAATATACCTCAAAATGAGTCATCACCATAGGTTACTGTACTGATAGAAAAACCCCCAAAATGAGTTTGTGCTTCTCGCTTTGTCTCAGGTTCCCACAAACGCAGTCACAGTTTGGGCGACAAGGAGATTGGGCGTTCTCCCCCGTCTCCGGCTCCAGAGCAGCCCTTCAGAGACCGATCCAACACCCTGAGCGAGAAGCCCGCCCTGCCCGTCATCAGGGACAAGTACAAGGACTTgactggggaggtggaggtgaggagggCCCAGCGTTAACTGTTATTAAGCACCAGGTTTCAGCACAATACTCAGGACTGTGAAAGGCTACAGAATACAGACATGTTCCTCTGTGCTCTGTGTTCATTTGAGATAATGTTGTGCTCTGTTGCTACAGGAGAGCGAGCGGTACGCATACGAGTGGCAAAGGTGTCTGGAAAGTGCTTTAGaggtttgtatttgtttgtgtcctACATCTTTTCATTGTGAGAATGACTATACAAATTGAAGGAATAATTAAGATAACCACAAGTTGctgaaatgtttttcttatCGTGGATGTTTTGGGACAAATCATTTCCTTTCCCACTGCAAACTCaccttttttatgattttgaatTTAAACCAATTtgaaaatagacacaaaatgtcCTGGGGGAAAGACAACTCAAACATTTTCAATTGAATGGGGAAAGAAACttcagggagagcaacagaggcgGGATCTCCTGGAactggaagctggttccacagGAGAGGGGCTTGATTTTACTTTTGGAGACTCAAAACTTTAAAATCAGACTCTCAAAAAGGCATACCATTCTTGGCAGATGATATAATTgtgatgtaaatgtatttatgtataaagTATCATAATGCTGGCTTCTGTCTTCCCACATTAAGGTCATCACCAAAGCCAACAACATCCTAAACAGCATCAGCAGCTCTTCTGTCTGCACCGAGGTCATCCAGTCTGCTCAGGGCATGGAGTACCTGCTGGGTGAGGATTCacaagtctctctctcacactcactcacactctacAAGCAAGCCGAGAGGGGATATATAGTGTGAACAAGAGGCGGTTAAAGAACCTTATTTGTGGCCTTGCACCCTctgaaggacagagaggacaagaTTAAAACGAGCTCTGGTGTGATGGCTTATCTCTGCCCGGTCTGTTCCCTCATTGTGCTTCTCTGCTTTTTAATGAGTTGCGAGTGGCAAACATCACAGCGAGGGACTAAACACAGTGTGCCTCcctgaaaatgaaacaaaaacgGGAAACAAAACGGGTTTTAGTGATGTGTGCGCTTGTGTATTTTCTCTGACAGGCGTGGTGGAAGTGTATCGTGTCACCAGGCGCGTGGAGCTGGGCATCAAGGCGACAGCCGTGTGCTCcgagaagctgcagcagctgctgaagGACGTCAGCCGCGTGTGGAACAACCTCATGGGCTTCATGTCGCTCGCCAAGCTTGCTGTAAGATGCGCAAACAATAGAAATAGTCCAGAGCACAGGACCGTTACACAGCAAAGCAACCCAAACATGCACACAGGTGCTGAAGATGCTTTTCTATTATCACCCAGACATGTTTAAAGTGCCGGTGCAAAACAAAACCGGATAACACATAGAGCACTGTATGGTAGCGTATCCAATATTGTTCCATGagctgaaaaaaaatcaatgatgTGGTTTCAATGCTGCCTCTTAGGAGGTCGGTGTTGAGATGACAAGGACGgga contains:
- the synrg gene encoding synergin gamma isoform X9, which encodes MALRPGSGGGGSFMYPVGGGLGPPQGMVPMQQHQQQQQQQQQQQHQQQHQQHQQQQQQHHQQQQGFPMVPVMQPNMQNMIGINFGGQMPAGAMPIQGGMAIGMQTPGMQFLGQPQYMGMRPAGPQYTADMQKQMAEEHQKCLEQQQKMLEEDRKRRQFEEQKQKLRLLSSVKPKTAEKSRDDALEAIKGNLDGFSRDAKMYPNPSSQTKKPAGVGVYPQQEHIQPMLPTWLYNDSLIPEMFKKVLEFTMTPAGIDTANLYPILMSSGLPREALGQIWASANRTTPGMLTKEELYTVLALIGVAQSGLPAMNVEILSQFPSPPVPNLPALAMVMAPVMHQHQQPMMSKPPVSMAMPTSAPPVMGMTTATQAQAPTNTNFIASFPPAQGPKADDDDFQDFQEAPKAGAGDQSFTEFQGDSSGSFPTTHASQHQKSASAMLTPVSGSSSASATSSDKYAVFKQLSVEQPAEPTPAASDIGDKYSVFRQLEQPADKKPVGEGFADFKSVSADDGFTDFKTADSVSPLDPSDQAKIFQPSFPSAFPTSQSLQHLPQQQPAVSLSQPRNPLNMADLDLFSSTAPSVPAPTETKPSTFPSVSVPASLVLLPGGAKPPGGGVDDFGDFTLFGSSSEASTAGGAVAAPQDDFADFMAFGSSGGEPKGEGSSVGVQGETSTQQRPQQSSDKYDVFKQLSLEGGLAFDDTKESGGGSFSSLKSDTDDFADFQSSKFCTALGAAEKTLVDKVAAFKQAKEDSASVKSLDLPSIGGSSVGKDDSEDALSVQLDMKLSDMGGDLKHVMSDSSLDLPGLSAHQPPATEGDDMKFDPFGTSDLSTLSSYDWSDREECLPGEVRKPHGFEVASLPSLVSAQRKELTFGSTENITSSFAAKITTSFPTEDSVSTDDKFEAFADFGPGDQGGVDDEDDFGDFASTVSEKSDSPAATAEGASEVNQSEASDEFGAFQGDKPKFGKSDFLKASAQTNVKSSEEMIKDELATFDLSVQGSHKRSHSLGDKEIGRSPPSPAPEQPFRDRSNTLSEKPALPVIRDKYKDLTGEVEESERYAYEWQRCLESALEVITKANNILNSISSSSVCTEVIQSAQGMEYLLGVVEVYRVTRRVELGIKATAVCSEKLQQLLKDVSRVWNNLMGFMSLAKLAPDESSLDFSSSILRHGIKNAKELACGVCLLNVDTRSKAFNSEMDNFKLLYGGHQYHASCANFWTNCVEPKPPGLILPDLL
- the synrg gene encoding synergin gamma isoform X7 — its product is MALRPGSGGGGSFMYPVGGGLGPPQGMVPMQQHQQQQQQQQQQQHQQQHQQHQQQQQQHHQQQQGFPMVPVMQPNMQNMIGINFGGQMPAGAMPIQGGMAIGMQTPGMQFLGQPQYMGMRPAGPQYTADMQKQMAEEHQKCLEQQQKMLEEDRKRRQFEEQKQKLRLLSSVKPKTAEKSRDDALEAIKGNLDGFSRDAKMYPNPSSQTKKPAGVGVYPQQEHIQPMLPTWLYNDSLIPEMFKKVLEFTMTPAGIDTANLYPILMSSGLPREALGQIWASANRTTPGMLTKEELYTVLALIGVAQSGLPAMNVEILSQFPSPPVPNLPALAMVMAPVMHQHQQPMMSKPPVSMAMPTSAPPVMGMTTATQAQAPTNTNFIASFPPAQGPKADDDDFQDFQEAPKAGAGDQSFTEFQGDSSGSFPTTHASQHQKSASAMLTPVSGSSSASATSSDKYAVFKQLSVEQPAEPTPAASDIGDKYSVFRQLEQPADKKPVGEGFADFKSVSADDGFTDFKTADSVSPLDPSDQAKIFQPSFPSAFPTSQSLQHLPQQQPAVSLSQPRNPLNMADLDLFSSTAPSVPAPTETKPSTFPSVSVPASLVLLPGGAKPPGGGVDDFGDFTLFGSSSEASTAGGAVAAPQDDFADFMAFGSSGGEPKGEGSSVGVQGETSTQQRPQQSSDKYDVFKQLSLEGGLAFDDTKESGGGSFSSLKSDTDDFADFQSSKFCTALGAAEKTLVDKVAAFKQAKEDSASVKSLDLPSIGGSSVGKDDSEDALSVQLDMKLSDMGGDLKHVMSDSSLDLPGLSAHQPPATEGDDMKFDPFGTSDLSTLSSYDWSDREECLPGEVRKPHGFEVASLPSLVSAQRKELTFGSTENITSSFAAKITTSFPTEDSVSTDDKFEAFADFGPGDQGGVDDEDDFGDFASTVSEKSDSPAATAEGASEVNQSEASDEFGAFQGDKPKFGKSDFLKASAQTNVKSSEEMIKDELATFDLSVQGSHKRSHSLGDKEIGRSPPSPAPEQPFRDRSNTLSEKPALPVIRDKYKDLTGEVEESERYAYEWQRCLESALEVITKANNILNSISSSSVCTEVIQSAQGMEYLLGVVEVYRVTRRVELGIKATAVCSEKLQQLLKDVSRVWNNLMGFMSLAKLAPDESSLDFSSSILRHGIKNAKELACGVCLLNVDTRSKNKEESTIGRLFKRALIKDTDRKLWAFNSEMDNFKLLYGGHQYHASCANFWTNCVEPKPPGLILPDLL
- the synrg gene encoding synergin gamma isoform X8, with translation MALRPGSGGGGSFMYPVGGGLGPPQGMVPMQQHQQQQQQQQQQQHQQQHQQHQQQQQQHHQQQQGFPMVPVMQPNMQNMIGINFGGQMPAGAMPIQGGMAIGMQTPGMQFLGQPQYMGMRPAGPQYTADMQKQMAEEHQKCLEQQQKMLEEDRKRRQFEEQKQKLRLLSSVKPKTAEKSRDDALEAIKGNLDGFSRDAKMYPNPSSQTKKPGVGVYPQQEHIQPMLPTWLYNDSLIPEMFKKVLEFTMTPAGIDTANLYPILMSSGLPREALGQIWASANRTTPGMLTKEELYTVLALIGVAQSGLPAMNVEILSQFPSPPVPNLPALAMVMAPVMHQHQQPMMSKPPVSMAMPTSAPPVMGMTTATQAQAPTNTNFIASFPPAQGPKADDDDFQDFQEAPKAGAGDQSFTEFQGDSSGSFPTTHASQHQKSASAMLTPVSGSSSASATSSDKYAVFKQLSVEQPAEPTPAASDIGDKYSVFRQLEQPADKKPVGEGFADFKSVSADDGFTDFKTADSVSPLDPSDQAKIFQPSFPSAFPTSQSLQHLPQQQPAVSLSQPRNPLNMADLDLFSSTAPSVPAPTETKPSTFPSVSVPASLVLLPGGAKPPGGGVDDFGDFTLFGSSSEASTAGGAVAAPQDDFADFMAFGSSGGEPKGEGSSVGVQGETSTQQRPQQSSDKYDVFKQLSLEGGLAFDDTKESGGGSFSSLKSDTDDFADFQSSKFCTALGAAEKTLVDKVAAFKQAKEDSASVKSLDLPSIGGSSVGKDDSEDALSVQLDMKLSDMGGDLKHVMSDSSLDLPGLSAHQPPATEGDDMKFDPFGTSDLSTLSSYDWSDREECLPGEVRKPHGFEVASLPSLVSAQRKELTFGSTENITSSFAAKITTSFPTEDSVSTDDKFEAFADFGPGDQGGVDDEDDFGDFASTVSEKSDSPAATAEGASEVNQSEASDEFGAFQGDKPKFGKSDFLKASAQTNVKSSEEMIKDELATFDLSVQGSHKRSHSLGDKEIGRSPPSPAPEQPFRDRSNTLSEKPALPVIRDKYKDLTGEVEESERYAYEWQRCLESALEVITKANNILNSISSSSVCTEVIQSAQGMEYLLGVVEVYRVTRRVELGIKATAVCSEKLQQLLKDVSRVWNNLMGFMSLAKLAPDESSLDFSSSILRHGIKNAKELACGVCLLNVDTRSKNKEESTIGRLFKRALIKDTDRKLWAFNSEMDNFKLLYGGHQYHASCANFWTNCVEPKPPGLILPDLL
- the synrg gene encoding synergin gamma isoform X10, which gives rise to MALRPGSGGGGSFMYPVGGGLGPPQGMVPMQQHQQQQQQQQQQQHQQQHQQHQQQQQQHHQQQQGFPMVPVMQPNMQNMIGINFGGQMPAGAMPIQGGMAIGMQTPGMQFLGQPQYMGMRPAGPQYTADMQKQMAEEHQKCLEQQQKMLEEDRKRRQFEEQKQKLRLLSSVKPKTAEKSRDDALEAIKGNLDGFSRDAKMYPNPSSQTKKPGVGVYPQQEHIQPMLPTWLYNDSLIPEMFKKVLEFTMTPAGIDTANLYPILMSSGLPREALGQIWASANRTTPGMLTKEELYTVLALIGVAQSGLPAMNVEILSQFPSPPVPNLPALAMVMAPVMHQHQQPMMSKPPVSMAMPTSAPPVMGMTTATQAQAPTNTNFIASFPPAQGPKADDDDFQDFQEAPKAGAGDQSFTEFQGDSSGSFPTTHASQHQKSASAMLTPVSGSSSASATSSDKYAVFKQLSVEQPAEPTPAASDIGDKYSVFRQLEQPADKKPVGEGFADFKSVSADDGFTDFKTADSVSPLDPSDQAKIFQPSFPSAFPTSQSLQHLPQQQPAVSLSQPRNPLNMADLDLFSSTAPSVPAPTETKPSTFPSVSVPASLVLLPGGAKPPGGGVDDFGDFTLFGSSSEASTAGGAVAAPQDDFADFMAFGSSGGEPKGEGSSVGVQGETSTQQRPQQSSDKYDVFKQLSLEGGLAFDDTKESGGGSFSSLKSDTDDFADFQSSKFCTALGAAEKTLVDKVAAFKQAKEDSASVKSLDLPSIGGSSVGKDDSEDALSVQLDMKLSDMGGDLKHVMSDSSLDLPGLSAHQPPATEGDDMKFDPFGTSDLSTLSSYDWSDREECLPGEVRKPHGFEVASLPSLVSAQRKELTFGSTENITSSFAAKITTSFPTEDSVSTDDKFEAFADFGPGDQGGVDDEDDFGDFASTVSEKSDSPAATAEGASEVNQSEASDEFGAFQGDKPKFGKSDFLKASAQTNVKSSEEMIKDELATFDLSVQGSHKRSHSLGDKEIGRSPPSPAPEQPFRDRSNTLSEKPALPVIRDKYKDLTGEVEESERYAYEWQRCLESALEVITKANNILNSISSSSVCTEVIQSAQGMEYLLGVVEVYRVTRRVELGIKATAVCSEKLQQLLKDVSRVWNNLMGFMSLAKLAPDESSLDFSSSILRHGIKNAKELACGVCLLNVDTRSKAFNSEMDNFKLLYGGHQYHASCANFWTNCVEPKPPGLILPDLL